One Balaenoptera ricei isolate mBalRic1 chromosome 16, mBalRic1.hap2, whole genome shotgun sequence genomic window carries:
- the HNRNPF gene encoding heterogeneous nuclear ribonucleoprotein F, which translates to MMLGPEGGEGFVVKLRGLPWSCSVEDVQNFLSDCTIHDGVAGVHFIYTREGRQSGEAFVELESEDDVKMALKKDRESMGHRYIEVFKSHRTEMDWVLKHSGPNSADTANDGFVRLRGLPFGCTKEEIIQFFSGLEIVPNGITLPVDPEGKITGEAFVQFASQELAEKALGKHKERIGHRYIEVFKSSQEEVRSYSDPPLKFMSVQRPGPYDRPGTARRYIGIVKQAGLERMRSGAYSAGYGGYEEYSGLSDGYGFTTDLFGRDLSYCLSGMYDQRYGDGEFTVQSTTGHCVHMRGLPYKATENDIYNFFSPLNPVRVHIEIGPDGRVTGEADVEFATHEEAVAAMSKDRANMQHRYIELFLNSTTGSSNGAYSSQMMQGIGVSTPSTYSGLESQSVSGCYGAASYGGQNSMGGYD; encoded by the coding sequence ATGATGTTGGGCCCCGAGGGAGGTGAAGGCTTTGTAGTCAAGCTCCGTGGCCTGCCCTGGTCCTGCTCTGTTGAGGATGTGCAGAATTTCCTCTCCGACTGCACAATTCATGATGGGGTCGCAGGCGTTCATTTTATCTACACTAGAGAAGGCAGGCAGAGTGGTGAGGCTTTTGTTGAACTTGAATCAGAAGATGATGTAAAAATGGCCCTTAAAAAAGACAGGGAAAGCATGGGACATCGGTACATTGAGGTGTTCAAGTCCCACAGAACCGAGATGGATTGGGTGTTGAAGCACAGTGGTCCAAACAGTGCTGACACCGCCAATGATGGTTTCGTGCGACTTCGAGGACTCCCGTTTGGATGCACCAAGGAAGAAATCATTCAGTTCTTCTCAGGGTTGGAAATCGTGCCAAACGGGATCACATTGCCTGTGGACCCCGAGGGCAAGATTACAGGGGAAGCCTTTGTGCAGTTTGCCTCACAGGAGTTAGCTGAGAAGGCCCTAGGGAAGCACAAGGAGAGAATAGGGCACAGGTATATTGAGGTGTTCAAGAGCAGTCAGGAAGAAGTTAGGTCATACTCGGATCCCCCTCTGAAGTTCATGTCAGTGCAGCGGCCGGGGCCCTATGACCGGCCTGGCACAGCCAGGAGGTATATCGGCATTGTCAAGCAGGCGGGCCTGGAGAGGATGAGGTCCGGTGCCTACAGTGCAGGCTACGGGGGCTATGAGGAGTACAGTGGCCTCAGCGATGGCTACGGCTTCACCACCGACCTGTTTGGAAGAGACCTCAGTTACTGTCTCTCTGGGATGTACGACCAAAGGTATGGAGATGGCGAGTTCACTGTCCAGAGCACCACTGGACACTGTGTCCACATGAGGGGGCTGCCCTACAAAGCGACGGAGAACGACATTTACAACTTCTTCTCTCCACTCAACCCAGTGAGAGTCCATATTGAGATTGGCCCTGATGGAAGAGTGACCGGCGAAGCTGATGTCGAATTTGCCACACACGAAGAAGCTGTGGCGGCCATGTCCAAAGACAGGGCCAACATGCAACACAGATACATAGAACTTTTCTTGAATTCCACGACAGGGTCCAGCAACGGGGCATATAGCAGCCAGATGATGCAAGGCATAGGGGTGTCAACCCCGTCCACTTACAGTGGCCTTGAGAGCCAGTCCGTGAGTGGCTGTTATGGGGCGGCTAGCTATGGTGGCCAGAACAGCATGGGTGGATATGACTAG
- the FXYD4 gene encoding FXYD domain-containing ion transport regulator 4, translating into MDGVVRGLLLLLAGLPVLEANDLVDKDSPFYYDWEGLQLGGVICAALLCIAGILFALSGKCKCKQDHKHSSLPEKAVPLITPGSASTC; encoded by the exons ATGGACGGAGTGGTCCGGGGCCTTCTCCTCCTGCTGGCAG GCCTGCCCGTCCTGGAAGCCAATGACCTGGTTG ATAAAGACAGTCCCTTCTACTATG ACTGGGAAGGCCTGCAGCTGGGCGGGGTGATCTGTGCAGCGCTCCTGTGCATCGCTGGAATCTTGTTCGCCCTGA GTGGCAAATGCAAATGCAAGCAAGATCATAAGCACAG CTCCTTACCCGAGAAAGCCGTTCCACTCATCACTCCAG GCTCTGCCAGTACCTGCTGA